GGGGAGGAAAGATGAAAAGAAAGAGCTTTATCGCGGTTTTGGCGGTTGTGATGGCGATCTCCCTGGTCTCGGCAGCGTCTGCCCAGGAGAAATTCCATTGGAGACTGCAATCAAGCTGGGCGACAGGGTTGGAAATCCAGAGGCAGGTCGAGAGGTTTGCCGAACTCGTAACAAAAATGAGTGGGGGACGGTTGACCATTACTGCCCTTCCTGCGGGAGC
This sequence is a window from Thermovirga sp.. Protein-coding genes within it:
- a CDS encoding ABC transporter substrate-binding protein, with the translated sequence MKRKSFIAVLAVVMAISLVSAASAQEKFHWRLQSSWATGLEIQRQVERFAELVTKMSGGRLTITALPAGAVVGGLEVFDAVSQGVIDAMNSLSAYWIGKEPVAPMFSAIPLGMDVMQYYAWYYYGDGLDLMQEMYA